The sequence GACACTAGTTGCTTTTACTCTAATAACCGATGTTGAACcatgttgtaatataatgttacaCTTCATGTACATTATCGTGATAAACCTATGTAAAGGTACACGCGTGATCCTGATAGGTATGCACCGGAAATACCGAAATCGTACTCATTTTAATCGATAGGTTGTGCGATGGGGAGTTTAGATATATGTTAGCATATGACACGTCGGTGAACAGACATATGCTAGCTCTTATCTTTAGAACCAGTCGAATGCTAGGTCTTATCTTTATAGACCGTCAGTGTGTTAAGCCAAATACAATTTGGACTGCTCTCATAGGTCCTTTCCTCATCATGAGTCAAAGCATCCAGGGTCGTACCATTAGTCTACAATGGATGGAGACCGGCTATAGAACACGTGGAACTCTGAAATGGTTAGCAAGTATTTAGGCAATCATTCGCCAACATCGAGTACGAGCACCTCTTGCCGAATTTTGCACCCAAGGATGGACTTGGTCTCCTTTGTAATTGCACTCATATAGTGTGCATAAGTCGAAGCATGGCCCGCAGGCGCTTTGTAGAAATAAGATGAGGCACATCGTTCCGGCGTCTCGTAGAAATGACATGCGACGTAAATCTAAGGGTCGTTCACACAATGATGTAGGGTACGATAGTCGGGCGCCCTACCTAAAAGACAAAGCACAGTCTTCGGGCATATTGCAAACTCAGGAGGGACGCCTCTCAAAAGACGGGTCGAAGTGTTGTGCTCGCTCTAGAGTCTAACATATCTTAACTAGTCAAGAATCTGCAGGCCCTCAAGACAGGTACGGTAGTAGTGGACCTGCTCATATATACGTAtagatatatgtgtgtgtgtatatatatatgtatgtatgtatagatATATCTATATGGTTGAAGTGTCGTGCTCCCTCTAGATTATAACCTAATTGTCCCACTGCCTAAACCCCCTAGAATATAATAAGCTAATGGTCCCACCCCCTAATCTGAAAGAAAGGGGGACGATACGTCGCTTCGAAGCCTAGCTTTCAAACAACAAATccgtttctctctcttttccccaAAACATAAGCACATGATGTTGCTGTAATTTTCCTTCCATGGCTTTTGGGTCAGCCATTTGACAGTCTATTTGGATCGGTATCCGTTGTGCTTGACCAAATTTTGATTCTGCCCAGACAATTTAGCCATTACTTGGTTCGGAGCTCAAATTTGGCCATGTCAAGTGAACTTGGCTATGCCCAGTTATTCGCCGTGCCAAATCATTGGTTAAGTTGGCGTGAGCAAATCGCTGACCAAATGTTGGCTCGGCTACATGATGAGGTGGTAGCTGAAGAGTGGTCTATTAAATGCTTCACTTTTTCAGTTAACAATCTTCAAGCaactaaaattttcaaataatgCATCTAATATGTGATCCGTTTGTACCATTGCATTCCTTGCAATTTAATCACACTATCACATAAACACCCTTTCTTGCCCCCCTATCATGACCGGTTCAGATATAACAGGAAGTGATAGTGTATTATTGCTGATTCTTATCAAGAACCAACACTAAAAGTCCATCCAAAAAATAATCGATAGTGAAAAtaattatcattgtcagttcatatcaaaaataaatactaatacTATTATTGTTTGTTCTTGATATGAATTAGCAatgacaataatttttttagttccgGTTAACGTTATTATTGGAGCAAGaattcgtcttgccccagcaagtatggcgagagttttttctaaggaggagactcaagcttggagacaaagtttaagagtaaggaacaccacaaatgtattgatggtagaaaaaaaagGATTGATCTGCGGGGAGcgtcacagcgtgacttggtgttttttcacctctgtgtctatCTGCCATCTCGCCCTGCtagcccaggcgaccatggcccctatttataaggccgtacgtagcttggcgtacaagttatcataatatacaaatatctgggatctgatcgaattactgagccttatcccgcataactactttctaccctacctaggagataaatatccactgtagtaactatcgtggtacTTGCCCCTGAAGGCGGtaagccggtcgccaattgcggcctgacACCGTACTGTCAGGGgagtcaggatagcctccattacgctggGGTGTCAGAAAGGCGTCCATTCGTCTAGAtgtttaatgccggtcacttccttgcagacACAGCATgatcggtgctccccttccagcagatctttcctgaggtctgatgactcaccttgtagcctctgGGAAGCCGGCCCGAGTAGCTAGAGATGGGGGCATTGGGAGTTATGGCTCCCGGAGGTGAAGCCTTCaagaggcaggactccggaaggccggggcttcgagaggccggggcttcgggaggccgaggcttcgggggaccgaggcttcgggagaccgaggttTCGGGGGGCTGGGTTTCGGGAGGctaggctttgggaggctgagccttcggaaggtcgggctggttaagccaagggaaggcttcggaggtacgaagaggtggcgCGAAGGAGCCTGATggcttcggaggtcgagcctttagctgagggtccggagatcaaggctccggaggaatctggatagtaatcttcaattattatcctcaggctgttttattttcccccaacagttttaacatgtagtaaTAGTGGAGGGAGTATCACTCTCAGTTTTTGTTataaaccaacagtgataatggtAGATATCTCATCTTtagaaatttataatttttttataccgagttagatggagacaaactttatatgagaaTTATctcacaagatctacaactttgtagttgacaaattTTTTCATTTGACGCCACATAAATACACAAATAATAATCCAAAGATTTGgaagaaaaatcaaaacaatAAATTGGCCATAGCCATAAGCTAATACTATGATGTGAGATTGTAAGGAAGCTTCACGTCAGAGCTGACGTCATAGGTTCGACTCCAACAAATTGCGTGTGCGCGTAATTTGCTACATTTGCTGGTTTGACTCCCACTAAAGCCGCGGGAATTTGCcgagggcaaaaaaaaaaaaaaaaattggaaaaaattatATCGGATTTGGAAAAGACTATTATTACCGGTTCGTAACAAACTAACAATAATAACTCTATTACTAACAGTTGGAACTAGCGGTGATACTTGATAGTATCACTACTGACTAATTATTGTTAGTTTCAAAATCAGCAGTGATACTAATttagaactgacagtgatgatttttttatagtagtgtcaATAAAACAAGGCTCATATTGTCTATGCTGATAAAATTTTAGCATAACAGGGGACCAGCGTGTCATAGTTCCTTCTTAGAGTTGTTTGACAATATTTTATGtatgagtaaatttcacaaaaataattatttgtatatttgtaacgagctacaatttttaagatttatttcataaaactataattATTTGCGCcgttgataaaaaaaactacaattttttggGCTAATCGCACCCGCCAGCCACATATTTTCAGTATAATTTCGCAAACCTACAACTTCCAACAAAATATATGGCTGACGGGTGAGATCAGACTAAacagttgtagttttgtgttattaACAGcataaatagttgtagtttgTGAAATAGATATTAGAAACAGTAATTAtctgttaaaaaatataaatagttatatgtttataaaatttGTTCTTTATGTATCTGACTGGGTTACAATACAAACAACTCTACTCCAAAACTTTAGACATGTCCTGCTTTTGGTCGTAACCAAATTTTGGCTTAGCGTGCTAGTGACGCGCCCTTCAACATCAATTATGGCTTTTTCCAAGCATCCTTGAGACTGATTCATCCAGGAAGCAGGAAGCACATATCCTCCCATTACTCTGCCAGCAACAAACGTCCAACTATTTATCTCTCTCCACAGTCGCGTTGCACAGCCATTTGCAATCCAGAGCGCTTCCCCCAAAAGATTCCTCTGTCTTTTTTCCGATCCGACCGGAACCAAAGTGCTAGTGAACCACTCCGGTCCACACTCCACAGCACCGTCGTCCACGGTCCATCTCCCAACCCCCATGGACAAGAAAGTCATGCCCGTGAAGCAGCAGATTGTCGTCCTGTACCCCGGCCCCGGCGTCGGCCACGTCGTCCCCATGGTGCAGCTCGCCAAGGTCTTCCTCAGGCACGGCTACGACGTCACCATGGTGCTCGCCGAGCCACCCGTTGGGTCCCCCGACTACCGCATCGTCGACGTCGACCGCGTCGCCGCCTCCAACCCAGCCATCACCTTCCACGTCCTCCATCCGGTCCTGGTCACCGACCTCGCCGGTTCGGGAAAGCCCCCCTTCCTCCGCACGCTCCAGGTATTGCGCAGGTACAACGACGAGCTCGAGAGCTTCCTCCGGTCCATCCCGCGCCAGCGCCTGCACTCCCTGGTCACCGGCATGTTCTCCGCCTACGCAGTCGACGTCGCCGCGAAGCTGGGCGTCCCCGTCTACACGTTCttcgcctccgccgccaccactcTGGCCGTCGTGACTCAGATGCCGGCGTTGCTCGCCGGTAGGACAACGGGCCTGAAGGAACTTGGCGAGACGCCCCTCGAGATCCTCGGCGTCCCGCCGTTCCCGGCGTCTCATCTCATCAGGGAGCTGCTGGAGCACCCGGAGGACGAGCTGTGCAAGGCCATGGTGGACGTCTGGAAGCGCAACACGGATACGAGCGGCATCCTCGTCAACACGTTCGAGTCGCTGGAGAGCCGGGCCGTGCAGGCGTTGAGGAATCCCCGATGCGTCCCTGGTCGGGTGCTGCCCCCGATCTACTGCGTCGGGCCGTTGGTCGGCGGTGACGGCACAAGCGCAGCGGATCAAGACAGGGCGAAGAGGCACGTGTGCATCGCGTGGCTTGACGCGCAGCCAGAGCGCAGCGTTGTGTTCCTCTGCTTCGGGAGCAGGGGCACGCACTCGGCGGAGCAGCTAAGGGAGATCGCCGTTGGCCTGGATAGGTGTGGGCAGCGGTTCTTGTGGGCTGTGCGAACGCCGGCCGGCACCGACGACTTGGAGAATCTCGACGCGCTCCTTCCGGAGGGGTTCTTGGAGCGGACCAAAGACCGGGGCCTCGTCGTCAGGTCATGGGCACCGCAGGTGGACGTGCTCCATCACCCGTCCACAGGCGCATTCGTGACACACTGCGGGTGGAACTCGACGCTGGAGGGTGTCACGGCGGGGGTGCCGATGTTGTGCTGGCCGCTCTACGCGGAGCAGATGTTGAACAAGGTGTTAATCACTGAGGTCATGGGCGTTGGGGTGGAGATAGAGGGGTACAGGGCTGGTTTCATCACGGCCGAGGCGTTGGAGACGAAGGTGGGGCTGGTGATGGAGTCCGCAGAGGGCACGGAGCTCAGAGAGAGAGTGGTGGGGCGCAAGAACGAAGCAAAGGCGGCAATGCTGGACGGCGGCTCGTCGCAGACATCGTTTGTCAGATTCTTGTCCGACGTGGAGAATCTTGATGAACAGCTTGGCAAGTGACGAATCTGTGGCCGCTCTTGGCGCTTATGTTAATTTTTCATTCTTTCTCCAActgtccttaatcttcatgtCATCCTTCGACTGTACGATCAACCAATAGTTTTAACATTTTGCTGAGAACATCCGCTGGAATAAAAGCAACAATGATGAGTGGACTTTTAGTGTGTGGTGCTGtaagagagtttttttttttcacgaaagTGGTGCTGTAAGAGTTTGTGCTTGTGTTATTGAGTACTCTAGCTATGTCAGAAACGAGTGTCTACTATTCGACTGACTGAAGTTAGTATTAGCTTTTAGTAAGTTTTCTCAAACACTAGATTAACAACAAACAACTCATATGGAACATGCACTTTAAATTGCAATATTTTCATTTCTAAATTTGCGTGATAAGAAATATTTCGACAGCCCAAATTTTCGAAGACGTAATCATTCTGGAAACACTTGACCCCACAAGTTAAGTTTTAGGCCCCCGTTGAATTCATCTTATAATTGAGCGTAAAAGCAATCATATGTCGTTATTTTAGGAGTGGTGCTACAGAAATTTTGCCAGGGAACTAAACAACGGGGATGAATAACTAGCTTAACACCACCAGGCACAAAAATATACTTTAAGTGCCTGAATAATTTTTTCAAAGCATTTAAAAAGTGAGAGCCACCTCTTCGTGGGGTAGAGGTATCACGTTAACAGTCCGCCCAAATAGGATTCAAATCCTGATATCCAGGATTCGCATATATGCTTAGTGCTTTAAGAGCATGTGCAATAATGTGTTTAGTGGAGgtgtttatgaaaaaaaaattgggttTTTTAAACTGTATTGACATAGGTACTTAGATGGAGGGTAAGGTGCTTAAAGCATCACTGTTTATATTAGTACTAACAAGATAATTAACTATATttaaatacatatattttttgttagtattaaaaattataatttttatgtctATGCTTAATACTCTCCTAAACATCTAGTCATAAGCACCTAGCACTGTTCGTGCCGGAAGGAGATCTTCTGACGTAAAGTCACCGTTGTTGAGGATTTGTTACTAACAATGTGTTCGGAAATAATGGAGTTACTTTCATGGATGAAAGATCGAACAATAAAAGCGAGGTACgtgcgatgtatacaggttcgtgCCTCCGGTTGGAGCAATACCCTACGCCCTATGTGGATgattatatgtatgtattcactcgagtacaggtaatgtggctaacctattatAAGAGTACATCGGATCTAGTCTAACGTATGGCTAAAGTCGCTGAGTTTCTCCTGCGCTAAGGTTCTGATGCCTGCCTCGAATAGCCGACAAAAAAGAGAGCCTCTTCCGAGGGGTCTGGGTCTCCTCCTTATATAAGGGTGATGTAACGCCTTCTATTTAACTATAGTCGATAGAGAGTCATTTTCCTTGtagtccaagtagatagatcttgcctgatactagtcttctcgagttgggtaagcaatcgaggtcttcctagtatacaccttTCAGATTGCGGACGTATTAGGTACCGCAGATTAGGTTCTATAGTATCATGAGTTGTTAAGTATACTCACGGTATACCCCGTTTGTATATGGTATACttcttatgcatatataccctatagttaaaTATTAAATCGTGACGTGGTCACTGACATATGCGTCAATTCTCAATGGACCCCATATGTTAGCGACCATGTCATACCATGATGTTACTCAGAGGAACTGCTTCCCTGTTCATGCCCTAAACAAGAGGATGAGCGGCTTCTCAGGCAAGGAAGGACCATCTCCAGTCCACTGTGCCTCCCACAAGATTCCTCTTCTCCCTTCCTGGCCCCAAGCGCTACTGAAAGTCCAGTCCAATCTAGTCCATAGCACCGTCGTCCACTCCAGTGCACCTTCCCAAGATGGCCATCAAGCAGCAGTCGCGGTCATGTACCCCATCTTCGGTGTCACCCACATCATCCCCATGACGGAGCTTGCCAAGGACTTCATGAGGTGCGACTTTGATGTCACCATGGTGCTCATCGAGTGGCCCTTTTGGTCCTCAGACTCTGGCACCGCAACCATCCCGTGAGTCGTTGCCTCCAACCCAGCCATCATATTCCACGTCTTCCCACTAGTCACGGCCCCCGACTTCGTTGGCTCTGGTAGGCCCCCAGCTACTGTGCTGGTACAATGACGAGCTCAAGATCTTCCTTCGCTCCATCCCCCGCCTGGACTCCATGATCACCGGCATGTTCTCCACCTACGCAGTCTACGTCGCTGCCAAGTTCCACCTTTAGTCCTGTTGTAGGGATTGGTGACATCATAAAATGGGAGGTGAATTAAGACACCTAAGAccaatcagctccaaaaacttcacaagacaaatctatatcaatttctatctaaatatgctttaggtttatctagtgtctctactctaccgctcaaaagggtttgcaacctatagccaatcctagaaAACTACTCTAATAAGGTAacatgcaaaggtagattgcaagaatgtaaatgcgaaaacataaagatggtagagagagtaaactcgccttgagggatttttatcccgtggtattgatAGCACAAACACCACCCCTAATCAGGGTTGGAGCAGTCACCTAGGCTATTTCTCCTAGATGGCACCCAGTCACGACCCTTAAGCCACCGAAGCCTCAAATAGattaagccaccaagccaccaaggcaaggcctcactgTTGGGAATgtgtaggctacgctagcctaaaacaaaaaatttttactgcattcacccaggaaaccatgcttGTAGGAGATCATAAATCGTTACCAATAGACGCACAGCGTAGTTCAAGAAGAGTTAAAGTAGTCCGATCCAACATCGTATGCATCATGCTCCTCAACCAGCTCCTCGATCAGCTCCACAACCAGCTTTGCATAGGTGGTCGTGCTACTCAACTAGTTTCTTAACCAACTCTGAGTAGGTGCATCGACTTCTagaccagttttgagtggtcgtgtcgtgTTCCTCGACCAATTTTGAGTGGTCGCATCATGTTCCTTGACCAGTTCTGAGTGGTCGTGTTGGCTTTGCGACTAGTAccgagcaggtatgtcgaccagcCGAACAAGTCCTCGACTAGTCAAACAACAGCGTCACAATCTTTAGCAACAATGCCTCTACAATATCCACATGTACTTGGCAAGATCACTGTGCGctagtgtgctagcaccgcacgcacaACTAGGgtttttgggagatcgtgtgaaGGGTTGcgactagggttttagagtggcTCTCTCATCGCCtcaccccatgcctctccttatatagagctcgctaatggatTCCCACGTTGGAATCTCTTTAGAACTCTAACTCCTCATGGGTCACAATCCAATTAAACCTATATACAAATCCAATCCATATGTTTTGATCCAACCCaataagtgtgtgacccattaggttcatgtataaatggctatgactcagaaaccctttccaaaccaaaatcaatagctatCACTAGCAAGACATGTTTACttccgagtatacacaaagatcatatcggctaaaccttgatatacacatgcaccgatccctttgcctcacgatactagtcgagctcaaggtgagatacatGTCACACTTTGTGTTAGCTCGACCATTCCCTCAATCGAGTTGTGGATTATCAAAACTGTGATTAACACTTTAATCATaatggcatggccatgcactttcttatCCAACGACATTGATGGggctagagatatctctcctgttatcaaagaggagcaaattctatcttgatcgctcacaccccatgatATGTTTAATGATAaatccgaaaactacctttatgactacccagttacagagtagcatttggcagccccaaagtatgtcactacacattctaggaatcaacGACGACTTCAGGTGTAAGGATCCTGCAGTTAtatcatttgagataacaactgatggcacatcataaatagcAGTTCCAATGGTATCTTAAGGTGGGTCTATACAACATCATATTctttaacataaatatccacattattgattcggtatctctatacctatgatccgtgaaatgTTGTCATCTATCAATACACGTGCTAGTATTATGAATCATCATAATGATATTTGATCAaggatcaatttagaataaaatcatgatacaaacaaagagttccacgaacaagtcacatacttgctaaacaatgtaaatgataatcattcttggaataacatattattcaaaagtgcATAAACATAGActtgatacaatcatctctatgattgcctctggggcatatcacctttAATCTTCCTCTTGCAATAGAGTCAATCATATAAgcatctaatacccatagctctcaaGTTTGCCTCATGCTTAGGCCGCGGGTGTGGCTTTGTCAAcagatcagaaatattcaaatatgtgtgcaccttgcatatcttcacgtcaCCCTGATCTcaaatctctcgaatgaggtgatagcacTGCAATATGTGCTTgaacttctggtgcgacctaggttcCTTGGTTTGCgtaatggctccactattatcacaatagagattcattggactagaagcactaggcaccacacataacttagaaacaaactttttgatccaaacagcctcctttGTAGCTTCAGAAGCTACGATATACTCATCCTCCATCATAGAATCAACCACCATTTCTttcttggaactcttccaaatCATTAATCCTTCATTGAGGCAAAATACAAAATCAGATTACGATCTCGAATTGTCCTTGACAGTTTGGAAgttagcatcggtgtaaccatttacagcGAACTCCTTCTCACCTCCACAGACTAgtaacatatccatagttcttcttaAGTACATGACGATATTATTTACTATTACCCAGTGACCATCAcccgggtttgattggtatgTACTCgcaacacttagagcataggaaatATCTAGGCACTGACAAAGCATaacatacatgatggacccgatagcggaAGCATACACGACCatactcatcctctcgagctcataaGGTGTCGAAAGACACTTTTGCTAAGAGTGATGCCATATGACATTGGTAATAAACCTTTCTTGAAATCATGTATATTGAACCTTTTGAATACCTTATCGATGTACGTACTTTGGTTTAATCCGATCAGCCTTCTTGACCTATCtgtatagatctttatgcccaatatgtatgctacctctcctagatctttcattgagaaactcttttgcaatgaaaatTTGATAGAATCAAGCATTGGAATGTCATTTCCGATcaacaatatgtcatctacatacaagaccagaaacacaagtgcgctcctaCTAGCCTTTTtataaacacaaggctcttcttcattcttgatgaaacaaaACCCTTTGacaacttcatcaaaatgaagattttaactccgagaagcttgctttagcctATAGATGAACTTTTGCAGCATGCAAATCTTTCCagcattttttggatcgacAAAATCTTTAGGctatgtcatgtacacatcctcacttaggtttacattaagaaaaatcgttttgacatctatttgccatatctcatagtcataatatgtggCAATTAATAGGATGATCTGAATCGTAtgtttcatcatcatcaacaccttgaatttgcctaaaaccttttgccaccaatcgtgcctaatagatgtgaacattttcatcaacatctatctttttgttaaaaacccatttacactcaatagttttaacaccatcaggtggatcaaccaagttccaaacttgattatcttacatggattctatctcggatcacatggctccaagccatttctcCGAGTCTGGTCTCACAATTGCTTccgagtaggtcttaggttcatcattgtccaacaataatatattgcGCTTGTGGTTAGGAATATAAACCTCTCAGACTCATGACTAATCCTTTCCAATAGACGTGGGTTGGTGTCTccacaacaggttctgcaacattttGCATatccaattgtggttcagtagAAGTTGAAACGCTTTTCGATGGTTCTTGAATCTCTTcaagttgcaccgtgctcccactaacgttccttgagagaaactctttctctagaAAAACACCATTTCGGGTGACAAACACTTTACtatcttcccggttatagaagtAATATCTTTTAGTTTCCCTATGATACCCTACAAAGAAGCACTTATCTGATTTAGGAGTGAGCTTATCGGACATCAAatattttacataggcctcacaacccaaGATATTAAGGAAAAACAACCTGGGACATTTCCCAAtctatatctcatatggtgcCTTCTCTATAGCTTTAGATgaaaccctatttaaagtgaacgcaacagtttctagagcgtatccccagaaggataatggaagatcatatTGGCCCTTTTttagttcttccaagtatagcttgcagttctGCCACCAATGAccaggcttatggcagtggtaACATGTATCAGCAGCATCAggccagccttggactttccaatgGGCTTAGGCTTTGAGCTTGAGATCTCATTT is a genomic window of Phragmites australis chromosome 17, lpPhrAust1.1, whole genome shotgun sequence containing:
- the LOC133897714 gene encoding anthocyanidin 5,3-O-glucosyltransferase-like, whose translation is MDKKVMPVKQQIVVLYPGPGVGHVVPMVQLAKVFLRHGYDVTMVLAEPPVGSPDYRIVDVDRVAASNPAITFHVLHPVLVTDLAGSGKPPFLRTLQVLRRYNDELESFLRSIPRQRLHSLVTGMFSAYAVDVAAKLGVPVYTFFASAATTLAVVTQMPALLAGRTTGLKELGETPLEILGVPPFPASHLIRELLEHPEDELCKAMVDVWKRNTDTSGILVNTFESLESRAVQALRNPRCVPGRVLPPIYCVGPLVGGDGTSAADQDRAKRHVCIAWLDAQPERSVVFLCFGSRGTHSAEQLREIAVGLDRCGQRFLWAVRTPAGTDDLENLDALLPEGFLERTKDRGLVVRSWAPQVDVLHHPSTGAFVTHCGWNSTLEGVTAGVPMLCWPLYAEQMLNKVLITEVMGVGVEIEGYRAGFITAEALETKVGLVMESAEGTELRERVVGRKNEAKAAMLDGGSSQTSFVRFLSDVENLDEQLGK